The DNA segment AGTAACAGCCTGGCTGGCTACATTAATAGTAGGTATTACAGCCGAGTTTGCTACACCAGTAGTAGTAGGAATTACAGCCTGGCTAAGTACATCactaatggtagtagtagtcggTGGTGGTATTCCCAACTGCGCTAGCTACATTTGTAGCTGTAGTTGGTATTACTACCTAGACCAGCTAGCTTGTTTACTAATACTGAGTGTAGCCCTGTCTATACACCAGTATTGGTAATAATAGCTGTTGTTGTGGCCCTTTACTACACTATGAGCTAACAGGATTAGGTCAGAGCTAGCTAACAGACTGCGAGCTAACATGATTAAGTCAGAGCTAGGCAGCAGGCCCTGAGCTTAACAGGATTAAGTCAGAGTTAGGTAACAGACTATGAGCTAACAGGAATTAAGTTTTAGAGCTAGGCCGGTCTAGGCAACTGACTATGAAGCTAACAGAGGATTAAGTCAGAGCTAGGCAACAGACTATGAGCTAACAGGATTAAGTCCAGAGCTAGATAACAGACTGAGCTAACAGGATTAAATCCCAGAGTTAGGTAACAGACTATGAGCTAACAGGATTAAATCCAGAGCTAGGTAACAGACTGAGCTAACATGATTAAGTTCAGGCTAGGCAACAGACTGAGCTAACAGGATTAAGTCCAAGTTAGGTAACAGACTATGAGCTAACAGAGTTAAATCCAGAGCTGGTAACAGACTGAGCTAACAGGATTAAGTCCAGAGCTAGGCAACATACTATGAGCTAACAGGATTAAGTCCAGAGCTAGGTAACAGACTATGAGCTAACAGAGGATTAAGTCCAGAGCTAGGTAACAGACTATGAGAGCTAACAGGATTAAGTCCCAGAGCTAGGTAACAGACTATGAGCTAACAAGGATTAAGGGTCAGAGCTAGGCAACTGACTATGAGCTAACAGGATTAAATCAGAGTTAGGTAACagacttcaataagcacttctcaacggctggccatgccttccgcctggctactccaacctcggccaacagctcccgccccccgtagttcctcacccaagcctctccaggttctcctttacccaaatccagatagcagatgttcagaagagctgcaaaacctggacccattgCAAATCAGCtaggcttgacaatctggaccgctatttctgaaactatctgccgccattgcaACCCCtgtaccagcctgttcaacctctcatatcgtctgagatccccagagatttggaaagctgccacagtcatcccccatCTTCTAAAGGGGGAGACacccctggacccaaactgctatagacctatatccccATCCCTgcccctgcctatctaaggtcttaaagccagtcaacaaacaggtcactgaccatctcgaatccgtaccttctccgctgtgcaatctggtttccgagccggtcacggggtgcacctcagccacactcaaggtactaatgatatcataaccgccatcgataaagacagtactgtgcagccgtcttcattcgGCCTCGCCAGAGCTTCCGACTCATAAAtgccaaattcttatcggcagactcaacagcctcggtttttcggatgactgccttgcctggttcaccaattactttgcagacagagttccagtgtgtcaaatcagagggcatgctgtccggtcctctggcagtctctatggggtgccacagggttcaattctcgacgactcttttctctgtatatatcaatgatgtttgctctcttgctgcgggcgattccctgatcccaCCTCGCGCAGGCGACACCATTCtgctttcggcccgtcattggacactgtgctatcaaacttTACTCAAACGAGCTTCCAAtaccatacagcactccttccgtggcctccaactgctcttaaacgcagtaaaaccaaatgcatgcttttcaaccggtgctgcctgcacccgcatgcccgactagcatcaccacctggatggttccaaccttgaatatgtggacatctataagtacctaggtgtctggctagactgcaaactctccttcctcacatcaaacatctccaatcaaaaatcaaatccaagtcggctttctattcataacaaaagcctccttcactccgctgccaagcttacctagtaaaactgactatcctaccgatctcgaccggcgatgtcatctacaaaatgacttccaacactctactcagcaaactggatgcagtctatcacagtgccatcccgTTTTGTCActaagcaccttataccacccaccactcgacttgtatgctctagtcggctggccctcaccaTATTAGGTAAAGCCAGACCCAcagctcaggtcatctacaagtccatgctaggtaagctccgccttatctcagttcactggtcacgatggcaacacccatccgtagccaCTGCActcaggtgtatctcactgatcatcctaagccaacacctcatttggccgcctttcgttcagtactctgctgcctgtgactgggcaAAAACctgaagttgagacttttatctccctcaccaacttcaaacatcagctatccgagcaactaaccgatcgctgcagctgttaCATAGTCtatggtaaatagctcaccctttctcacctacctcattcccatactgtttttatactgttttatttatttacttttctgctcttttgcacaccaatatctctacctgtacatgcccatctgatcatttagtgttaatctgcaaaattgtattattcgcctacctcctcatgccttttgcacacattgtatatagactgcccatttttttctactgtgttattgacttgctaattgtttactccatgtgcaactctgtgttgtctgttcacactgctatgctttatcttggccaggtcgcagttgcaaatgagaacttgttctcaactagcctacctggttaaataaaggtgaaaaaaaaaaaaaaagactggaGCTAACAGGATTAAATCCAGAGCTAGGTAACAGACTGAGCTAACATGATTAAATCCAGAGCTAGGTAACAGACTGAGCTAACATGATTAAATCCAGAGCTAGGTAACAGACTGAGCTAACAGGATTAAATCCAGAGCTAGGTAACAGACTGAGCTAACAGGATTAAGTCCAGACCTAGGTAACAGACTGAGCTAACAGGATTAAGTCCAGAGCTAGGTAACAGACTATGAGCTAACAGGATTAAGTCCAGAGCTAGGCAACAGACTATGAGCTAACAGGATTAAATCCAGAGTTAGGTAACAGACTATGAGCTAACAGGTTAAATCCAGAGTTAGGTAACAGACTATGAGCTAACAGGATTAAATCCAGAGTTAGGTAACAGACTGAGCTAACAGGATTAAATCCAGAGCTAGGTAACAGACTGAGCTAACAGGATTAAGTCCAGAGCTAGGCAACAGACTGTGAGCTAACAGGATTACGTCAGAGCTAGGTAACAGACTATGAGCTAACAGGATTAAGTCCAGAGCTAGGCAACTGACTATGAGCTAACAGGATTAAGTCCAGAGCTAGGCAACAGACTATGAGCTAACAGGATTAAGTCCAGAGCTAGGTAACAGACTGAGCTAACAGGATTAAATCCAGAGTTAGGTAACAGACTATGAGCTAACAGGATTAAATCCAGAGTTAGGTAACAGACTGAGCTAACAGGATTAAATCAGAGCTAGGTAACAGACTGATCTGACAGGATTAAGTCCAGAGCTAGGTAACAGACTATGAGCTAACAGGATTAAGTCCAGAGCTAGGTAACAGACTATGAGCTAACGGGATTAAGTCCAGAGCTAGGCAACTGACTATGAGCTAACAGGATTAAGTCCAGAGCTAGGCAACTGACTATGAGCTAACAGGATTAAGTCCAGAGCTAGGTAACAGACTGAGCTAACAGGATTAAATCCAGAGTTAGGTAACAGACTATGAGCTAACAGGATTAAATCCAGAGTTAGGTAACAGACTGAGCTAACAGGATTAAATCCAGAGCtaggtaacagactgagctgACAGGATTAAGTCCAGAGCTAGGTAACAGACTGAGCTAACAGGATTAAGTCCAGAGCTAGGTAACAGACTGAGCTAACAGGATTAAGTTTTAGAGCTAGGCCGGTCTAGGGAACAGACTATGAGCTGACAGGATTAAGTCCAGAGCTTGGTAACAGACTGAGCTAACAGGATTAAGTTTTAGAGCAAGGTAACAGACTATGAGCTGACAGGATTAAGTTTTAGAGCAAGGTAACAGACTGAGCTAACAGGATTAAGTTTTAGAGCAAGGTAACAGACTGAGCTAACCGGATTAAGTCCAGAGCTAGGCCGGTCTAGGTAACCGATTAGATCACGTTACACCAGTTAACCCAAGATCCTACTTCCGAGCCACTGCATGTAGCTATATGGTAACAGGTGAAGTGAACCATGATGCCTTCACTACTCCTCATCTACAGCAGTGTCTGGAGTGAGGCGCTATGGGTCACTTAGGATGATCTATCTCATGCATTATATGGAAACACTGCAAAACAATATAATAAAACGCGTTTCTTTTAAACAATACTTTcactaccataaccattataCAATAGTAGTAAACAATAGCTATCATAACACTAGACAAGGGACAAAGGTGAAGAGGAGGGCAGAGAGGTCTGGTTTAGTAAGCTATAAACTCTTCGTCGTCGCTGTCACCATCATCATCAGAGCAGAGGCTGGTAGGTTGGAAGGTTCAGAGGTCACTGTGAAGGGAAGAcacagggtctggtgtggtggtGCACGTGCTCACAACAGAACACATAACCTCTTTATTGACAGTTCTTGGCAGCGTACAGCAGCAACCAAACACAACCCTGTCGCCACGGGAACCTACCATGCCACACAGTCAGAACCCTGTGATGTCATAATAGATCATTTCAGTGATGTAATTAATAGTCTCTGTGATGTCATAATGCTATCATCATGGCACCGCTTTTTGGAACTCTGTACCAAACATGATCGTGAATTCAGTGGTCATCATAGTAAGTACTTAACACCTAGTTTACAGTTTAGCTTTAAGTTAAAAAGAAAATATTGCAAAGTAGACAAAATGCATTTAATTTCTAAGTAGtttgtagtaaaaaaaaataaaaaaaatcaataaaataaaaaactttgAGAGAACAAAAGGATCAACTATGTCCAGTCCATATTAAAAATGTCAGAATATGATGAGAGAACAACATTAGCACAGCCAAATATCAGCAATTAACTTCAGGTTAAGAACACTGTTGAACAGGAACCAAATGAtttaccccccccaccccacacacacagtcacacacaggtaTCCATACAAAACGTATGCATTAGTCTTACAGTCAATACGTCACAAACTCATTGCTATAAAAAAACCACGTGAAAGAAAAAGCTCCCATTGATTTGAAGTAGAGCAGCGTAGTAACAACCCGCCTGTAGGATCATGAAGCATCGTCTCACACACAAggggatgtggtggtggtgggggggacgGGGACTCTGTAACAGTGGCAGGCTAACAACACCACGCTAACCGTTGTTTCAATATGAAAATACAGTCACAATATAGTTCAGATCCATCAACACATTGAAcaacattaaaaataaaaaacacagtgAGTTACAACAACAAAAGAGAACAAGCAGTTGGGAACCAATCAAAACAGAATATTAATCACCATGACAACTAAAGAGTTAACTGGTGACCAATCAGAACAGAATATTAATCACCATGACAACTAAAGAGTTAACTGGTGACCAATCAGAACAGAATATTAATCACCATGACAACTCAAGAGTTAACTATTGACCAATCAGAACAGAGTTTACACAGTATCTTTAACCACCAGAGCAGAGTTTATAAACAGAGGACAGAGATAGTAAGGAAAATGAGAGGGCTTTGTTACATACGGGTCTGGAGGATCCAGCAGCCATGTCAGAACGGTCACTACAAAACAAACAACAACGACATGTCAACAACCACCACAGACATGGACTAGACAACAGGTTAGaacaacaacatgtcaacaaccacCACAGACATGGACTAGACAACAGGTTAGAACAACGACATGTCAACAACCACCACAGACATGGACTAGACAACAGGTTAGAACAACGACATGTCAACAACCACCACAGACATGGACTAGACAACAGGTTAGAACAACGACATGTCAACAACCACCACAGACATGGACTAGACAACAGGTTAGAACAACGACATGTCAACAACCACCACAGACATGGACTAGACAACAGGTTAGAACAATGACATGTCAACAACCACCACAGACATGGACTAGACAACAGGTTAGAACAACGACATGTCAACAACCACCACAGACATGGACTAGACAACAGGTTAGAACAACGACATGTCAACAACCACCACAGACATGGACTAGACAACAGGTTAGAACAACGACATGTCAACAACCACCACAGACATGGACTAGACAACAGGTTAGAACAACGACATGTCAACAACCACCACAGACATGGACTAGACAACAGGTTAGAACAACGACATGTCAACAACCACCACAGACATGGACTAGACAACAGGTTAGAACAACGACATGTCAACAACCACCACAGACATGGACTAGACAACAGGTTAGAACAACGACATGTCAACAACTACCACAGACATGGACTAGACAACAGGTTAGAACAACGACATGTCAACAACCACCCACAGACATGGACTAGACAACAGGTTAGAACAACGACATGTCAACAACCACCACAGACATGGACTAGACAACAGGTTAGaacaacaacatgtcaacaaccacCACAGACATGGACTAGACAACAGGTTAGAACAACGACATGTCAACAACCACCACAGACATGGACTAGACAACAGGTTAGAACAACGACATGTCAACAACCACCACAGACATGGACTAGACAACAGGTTAGAACAACGACATGTCAACAACCACCACAGACATGGACTAGACAACAGGTTAGaacaacaacatgtcaacaaccacCACAGACATGGACTAGACAACAGGTTAGAACAACGACATGTCAACAACCACCACAGACATGGACAACAGTTTAGAATAGAACAGCTAGGCTGGTCTGACTGGATACTAATGTGTGGGGGGTACTACCTGTCTTGACTGGATACtagtgtgtggaggggggttactactcatatcatgcagatagacacaggtgatgggggttactactcatatcatgcagatagacacaggtgatgggggttactactcatatcatgcagatagacacaggtgatgggggggttactactcatatcatgcagatagacacaggtgagttactactcatatcatgcagatagacacaggtgatgggggttactactcatatcatgcagatagacacaggtgatggggggggttactactcatatcatgcagatagacacaggtgatgggggttactactcatatcatgcagatagacacaggtgatggggggttactactcatatcatgcagatagacacaggtgatgggggggttactactcatatcatgcagatagacacaggtgatggggggttactactcatatcatgcagatagacatggtCATGATGTCACAGGGCCATGATGTCACAGGGCCATGATGTCATAGCTACGTACACAATGAACGTTCTGCCCGCTGGTTTGACCCCTCCGATGGGGGTGCGTCTGACGATCACTGATGAGTGTTTGGGGATGTGAACCTCTTCATCAGTGTACTCTATAGGAGCACATGGTACACAGCATATATCATCAGTGTACTCTATAGGAGCACATGGTACACAGCATATATCATCAGTGTACTCTGTAGAAGCACATGGTACACAGCATATATCAtcagtactgtactctataggagcacatggtacacagcatatatcatcagtactgtactctatagAAGCACATGGTACACAGCATATATCATCAGTGTACTCTATAGAAGCACATGGTACACAGCATATATCATCAGTGTACTCTATAGAAGCACATGGTACACAGCATATATCATCAGTGTACTCTATAGAAGCACATGGTACACAGCATATATCAtcagtactgtactctataggAGCACATGGTACACAGCATATATCATCAGTGTACTCTGTAGAAGCACATGGTACACAGCATATATCAtcagtactgtactctataggAGCACATGGTACACAGCATATATCATCAGTGTACTCTGTAGAAGCACATGGTACACAGCATATATCATCAGTGTACTCTATAGGAGCACATGGTACACAGCATATATCATCAGTACTGTACTCTGCAGAAACACATGGTACACAGCATATATCATCAGTACTGTACTCTGTAGGAGCACATGGTACACAGCATATATCAtcagtactgtactctataggAGCACATGGTACACAGCATATATCATCAGTGTACTCTATAGAAGCACATGGTACACAGCATATATCATCAGTGTACTCTATAGGAGCACATGGtacacagtatatatacacacacacactgggcaccttgtgtgtgtgtgtgtatatatattcagTACTGTAGTATATAGAGCCACAAGGTACCCAGTATATAGCATTAGTACTGTAGTATATAGAAGCACAAGGTACCCAGTATATATCAtcagtactgtagtctatagaagCACACTgggtaccttgtgtgtgtgtgtgtgtatatatatatatcatcagTACTGTAGTATATAGAGCCACAAGGTACCCAGTATATATCAtcagtactgtagtctatagaacagggaatatattatatcatcagtactgtagtctatagaacagggaatatattatatcatcagtactgtagtctatagaacagggaatatattatatcatcagtactgtagtctatagaacagggaatatattatataatcagtactgtagtctatagaacagggaatatattatatcatcagtactgtagtctatagaacagggaatatattatatcatcagtactgtagtctatagaacagggaatatattatatcatcagtactgtagtctatagaacagggaatatattatatcatcagtgctgtagtctatagaacagggaatatattatatcatcagtactgtagtctatagaacagggaatatattatatcatcagtactgtagtctatagaacagggaatatattatttcatcagtactgtagtctatagaacagggAATATATTATATCATCAGTGCTGTAGTCTAACAGGGAATATATTATATCAAACAAAAACAGTTAAAATTCACATCTTTCTTCCCTGCGTAAAAAGTCACCCCAGCCTAAACTCTTAGAGAGATTGGACTCAACATCTCCTCATGAGTTCCTAGAGATGATAAATATGATTTTGTTGATGGGGAAAAGTTTTATTTTGGTTCCTCAACAATGAGACACTCAGCTTCTTAATGTAAATCCACCAGTGTGGTGTAATTAACgttacactattattattattataatgttttACATACACAAACAGCTAGCTTGTCATTTCTTCTTAGCAAGTACGGGTCTAAATGttgttagccgctaatgctaatcgcctgttagccgctaatgctaatcgCCTGTTAGCCGGCGGGTTAATAGATGTACTGAGTTATAGCCAAACGTACTTAT comes from the Oncorhynchus keta strain PuntledgeMale-10-30-2019 unplaced genomic scaffold, Oket_V2 Un_contig_6234_pilon_pilon, whole genome shotgun sequence genome and includes:
- the LOC127925760 gene encoding E3 ubiquitin-protein ligase RBBP6-like, whose amino-acid sequence is MSCVHYKFSSKLDYNTVTFDGLHITLAELKRQIMGRERLKATDCDLQITNAQTREEYTDEEVHIPKHSSVIVRRTPIGGVKPAGRTFIVDRSDMAAGSSRPVCNKALSFSLLSLSSVYKLCSGG